TGACGCTGCTGGTCTGGCCGGCGGGGCGGCGCATCAATGCGCGCAGGCGGGCTTCGAGTTCGCGCAGGTCGAAAGGCTTGACCAGGTAGTCATCGGCGCCCAGGTCCAGCATGTCGATCTTGTCCTCGATCTCGGCGCGCGCGGTCATGACCAGCACGGGCGCTTCCAGTCCGGCCGCGCGCAGTTCGCGGATGACCGAGAAACCGTCCTTGCCGGGCAGGTTGATGTCCAGCACCAGCGCGTCCCAGGTTTCGTCCAGCCCGCGCCGCAACGCCGTCAGGCCGTCGCGCGCCCATTGGACGCTGTGGCCGGCCAGGCGCAGCTTGCTTTCCACGGCATCGCCCAGGTCGAGGTTGTCC
The Achromobacter sp. AONIH1 DNA segment above includes these coding regions:
- a CDS encoding response regulator transcription factor — its product is MRILLVEDNLDLGDAVESKLRLAGHSVQWARDGLTALRRGLDETWDALVLDINLPGKDGFSVIRELRAAGLEAPVLVMTARAEIEDKIDMLDLGADDYLVKPFDLRELEARLRALMRRPAGQTSSVTTYGNLGLDLAARGVSVDGAPVELGRREFRLLEILLGKFGQTVAKERLMNQLFDLDDGSLNALELLISRLRKKLAGASVDIVTVRGVGYLARLHETPAAQNDAGAGPSTPG